One part of the Pecten maximus chromosome 1, xPecMax1.1, whole genome shotgun sequence genome encodes these proteins:
- the LOC117318676 gene encoding uncharacterized protein LOC117318676, with protein MQVASTPIDIQELERDLALHPDRDFVSYLLTGLRSGFHTGITSLPRNSIECANLLSARNQSDVVKELIGSELDKGFLIGPYHECPFDTYRINPIGIAESKYSRKKRLIVDLSSPHNNDDNPSLNDLINKDEFSLQYVTVDDAINIIKRFGKGSYLCKTDISDAFKLIPIHPSLWPFHGIKWDGLYYFYTRLVFGSRSSPKIFDCLSQAVCWIAVHQYNIPNILHLLDDFLTVDPPNFHQATSTMEKLMCLFESLGIPIAQHKTVGPSLCLDYLGVTLDCDLMQARLPGEKIFRICEILTEFKDKKCCTKRELLSLLGHLNFASRVIPHGRSFVSYLISLSTKVRELHHHVKLTESCRLDLNMWLLFLSRWNGISFFLNDNVTQAAHMHLFTDATDRAFGGIFGNKWFQGTFPLELYEGKDKISMAFCELFPIVIACVLWGKEWSRKRILFHCDNMATVDIINKGRSKVELIMNLMRKLTFCSMSNNFIVHARHIPGIDNSIADAISRFQMEKFRHLAPHADPFPTLCPPLSSLMLFGKSK; from the coding sequence ATGCAGGTTGCTTCGACACCTATTGACATTCAGGAGCTTGAACGAGATCTAGCATTACATCCAGACAGAGACTTTGTTTCTTACCTTTTAACTGGTTTAAGGTCGGGTTTCCACACCGGAATTACTTCTCTCCCTAGAAACTCCATTGAGTGTGCCAATTTGCTGTCTGCTAGGAATCAGTCTGATGTTGTGAAGGAACTGATAGGATCAGAGCTTGACAAAGGTTTTCTGATAGGACCTTACCATGAGTGCCCTTTCGACACTTACAGGATAAATCCTATAGGCATAGCAGAGAGCAAATATTCTAGGAAAAAACGTTTAATCGTTGATTTGTCTTCTCCACATAACAATGATGATAACCCGAGTTTAAACGACTTAATCAACAAAGATGAGTTTTCTCTGCAATATGTGACTGTCGATGACGCTATCAATATCATTAAGCGATTTGGTAAAGGCAGCTATTTATGTAAGACAGATATCTCCGACGCCTTTAAGCTAATACCCATTCACCCATCTCTGTGGCCTTTCCATGGTATCAAATGGGATGGTTTGTATTATTTCTATACTCGACTGGTGTTTGGAAGTAGATCGAGTCCCAAGATTTTTGACTGTTTATCACAAGCTGTGTGTTGGATAGCAGTTCACCAATATAACATTCCGAATATCCTTCACCTGCTAGATGATTTCCTAACTGTGGATCCACCAAACTTTCACCAAGCCACCAGTACCATGGAGAAACTTATGTGTTTGTTCGAATCGTTAGGTATTCCCATTGCTCAACATAAGACGGTGGGGCCGTCACTATGTTTAGATTATTTGGGAGTTACCCTGGATTGTGATCTCATGCAGGCAAGACTACCCGGAGAAAAGATATTCAGAATTTGTGAGATATTAACTGAGTTTAAAGACAAAAAATGTTGTACTAAACGTGAACTCCTCAGCTTACTTGGACATTTAAATTTTGCGAGTAGAGTTATTCCACATGGTCGTTCATTTGTGTCATATCTCATCAGCTTATCTACCAAAGTCAGAGAATTACATCATCACGTCAAGTTAACTGAGTCATGTAGACTGGACTTAAATATGTGGCTCCTGTTTCTCTCGCGGTGGAATGGGATTTCATTTTTTCTCAACGACAATGTTACACAGGCGGCTCACATGCACTTATTTACTGATGCGACAGATCGTGCTTTCGGAGGGATTTTTGGTAATAAGTGGTTTCAAGGGACGTTCCCCTTGGAGTTATACGAGGGAAAGGATAAGATCTCCATGGCTTTCTGTGAATTGTTCCCCATTGTGATTGCATGTGTGTTATGGGGCAAAGAATGGTCAAGGAAAaggattttatttcattgtgacAATATGGCAACTGTGGACATTATAAATAAAGGACGTTCCAAAGTAGAGCTGATTATGAATTTAATGAGGAAGTTGACATTTTGTTCAATGTCTAACAATTTCATTGTTCATGCAAGACATATTCCAGGCATAGATAATTCTATAGCGGATGCTATTTCTCGTTTCCAGATGGAGAAGTTTCGTCATCTCGCCCCACATGCAGATCCATTTCCAACACTGTGTCCTCCACTTTCCAGCCTGATGTTGTTCGGGAAAAGCAAATGA